DNA from Anaerolineae bacterium:
TCACGGTTCATAGTTCGCGGTTTACAGTTTTTTTAATCTCATTGCTTAATTTCCCGAAGCCCGCTTCGATAAATTGAGAATTAACCTTTTTTACAATCATCAATCCTTTAAGCCTCTTGATTTTCCGTTTTGATCAACCGTGAACTGGAAACTGTGAACCGTGAACGGTTACGTTATAAGTCAGTACCTATTGCTTCAAATATGTCCTTATAAGTTCTCTTGCTATTGGAGCCGCTGTACTTGCGCCATGTTCCCCATGTTCGACAATCACAGAAACAGCGATTTTTGGATCCTCAGACGGAGCAAAGGCTACAAACCAGGCATGTGGTTTTAAATGAGATGCCACGACCTGTTCATCAGGTTTTTCATCCTCCTTCCTTCCTACAACCTGAGCCGTGCCTGTTTTTCCACTGATATCAATGCCGTCAATACGCGCGATCCTTGCGGTTCCTTTTTCAGCATTTACAACCTGCCACAGGCCTTTTTTAACAATCTCCAGAGTTTGTGTGCTTGCAGGCAACTTACCTGTGATTTTTCTTTTGGTATGGGAACTATCATCACTTATAATTTCGCCTTTAGCTGTTTCAATTGTTTTCAAAATTAATGGCTTATACCTTATGCCGCCATTAGCCACCGCTGAAGTCAACACCAATATCTGTAACGGAGATACAAGATTATACCCCTGCCCTATTGAAACCGAAAGAGTCTCTCCTTGCAGCCATGCAACACCGGTGCGACGCTTTTTCCAGGCAGCGGTCGGAACCAGCCCAGATGCTTCATGATCAAGATTTATCCCGGAAGGAGATCCGAGTCCACAGGCCTTTGCATACCATGCGAGCCTGTCAATGCCCAGCTTTTGGCCAACCTGATAAAAAAAAACATCGCATGATTCGGCTAATGCCCTTGCAACATCAACATTACCATGCCCTGTCTTTTTCCAGCATCGAAAATCACGATCGCCAAATTTGTAATGACCCTGGCAGTAAAATGTAGAATCCTTATTTATAATTCCTTCCTCAAGACCGGCGATGGCTGTTATGATTTTATAAATCGATGCCGGCGGGTACTCTCCCTGAATCGCCTTGTTTTCCATGGGCCTGAACCGGTTGGAAACCAGTGCATACCATTCTTCATGTGACATACCGCTAACGAAACTATTCTGGTCAAACGAAGGGCTGCTCGCCAGGGCGAGAATTTCTCCAGTGGCTGGATCCATGGCTGCTACAGCGCCTGCCGCACCTTCCAAAAGTTTTTCAGCCTTTTGTTGGAGCTTAATATCAATAGTAAGACAAATATTATGGCCGGGCAGGGCATCAACCGTCCTTAAGGTCCTAACAATCTGTCCTGTGGCATTTACCTCGACCTGTCGGCCACCCGGTTTTCCCCTTAAATAACCACCATAAACCTTTTCAACGCCGAACTTCCCGATAAAATCTCCGCTACCGCATCCCGGATATTTGTCGCTTTTAAGCTCATCTAAATTTATTTTGCTTAAATATCCTATAAGATGTGCCGCAGTCTGCCTGTTAATGTAATGCCTTCGAGGCATTACATTAACTTCAATACCGGGAAGATCGTATTTGTGGGCTTCAATCACGGCCAGCGTATCCCGTCCGATATCAGGTTTCAATAAGAACGGCTTATAGACAGAGATGCCCTTGCATTCCTTAATCTTGGACATAAGATTATCAGGGGTGGTCTTTATATACTCAGATAACTTTTCAATTGTATTATCTATAGGTTTGGCATCCTTTAAAATTATACTCAAATCAAAGGATGGACGATTGTCCACCAGCAATATCCCGTTGCGGTCATATATCAGCCCTCTTGGAGGATCTATACTCTGGAGCCGTATGCAATTATTTTCAGAAAGTCGCCTTAACTCCTCCCCTTCAATTACCTGCAGATAAAACAATCGACAAATAAGCACAACAAAAACAATTATAACGCAGTACATAATCACGATCAAGCGTTGCTTGAACCAATCGCTGTCAGCTGTATTTAAATACTTGCCCAATGTTGCGCCCTTTTATTGCCTCTTAATTTCCGGGAATTGTTTATGCGAAAAAACGGCGGCCAGCTTATTAAATAATTTATTCCATCTTTTATAAGTGAAATTATAAAATTGAATAATAAACGGCCCTGTACATATTGCCAATACAACCTGAATTACAGCAGTATTTATGATAGATGAAGAAAATTGCATGCCCGGCTCCAGCATGGCAAAGGTTCCCAATAATATTATAGTCTCTATTAATACGGCTGCTGTAACAACAAAAGGCAAAAGAATATAATTGGTCACACGAAAAAATTTTATGAGTTGTCTAGCGCCGATAAACAGCCAGAAATATGTTGTTAAATATACCCCAAAAGGGCCTCCGGAAAGGCTATCCATCGCTAATCCCATAATAAGCACAACAGGCATGCCTTCACGAACACTGAAAAAAAGACCCATATAAACAACATAAAGAACTGACAGATCATAAAATGTATTGAATAAGGGGAAACAGGGCAAAACTGTTGTTTGAAAGATTATCAGGCATAAACAGGCGAAAATGTGAAAGCAATAGGTCATTTATCGCTAACATCTGATATTAACTTGGCATTCAATACAACTAAAACCTCTTCCAGTTTTTCAAAATCAACATAAGGTGTAACTATTACTTCCTGAAAGATACCAAAATTACGCTTAACAACTTCCGAAACCTCCCCGATACGCACCCCTTTTGGGAAAACAGTATCCAGCCCTGACGAAACAATGGTATCTCCGGCCCTGATATCATGTTTGCGCAGGGCATATGTGAAAAAACATTGACCGGTCGAGCCGCCTTTTACAATCCCGCGTGCTCTGGTCCTTTGCACCAAAGCATCAATCGCGCTAATCTGATCAATAACAAGAAGCACCTTGGAAGAATGGAGTGAAACATCAATAACCTGGCCCGCTATTCCTTCAGGCACTAATACCGGCAATCCTCTTTCTACACCATCTGATTTACCCTTGTCTATGATTATGGTTTTAAACCATGGAGAGGGATCCTTGCCGATTACTTCGGCAACAAGCGCCTGGCCGGCCATGTTTTTTCGGAAATTCAATAGATTTCGAAGCCGGAGATTGAAAATCTCTGTCTCATTAAACCGGTTGTTTTTTTCAATAGCGCGACTTAAAGCTTTCTTAAGCTTATCGTTTTCCTGTTTTACTGCAATAAGGCAAAAATAGTGACTCCAAACATTTCTCATAAAAAAAATCGAAGAGGTAGTAATTTTTTGAAAAGGGGTTATAAGGAAAATGGCGATCTGCCCAGGTCCATGGGTATAATAGCGGCGGCCTGTAATAGAAAGAGCTATTAAGTTAACAGCGATCAGAACAATTATACCAACGATCATTACAATTTTTTTTGAGAACATGAAATTATATAATCATAACCTGTCTTAACATATCAATGTTGTCGATGGCTTTGCCTGAACCGAGAGCTACGGTTAATAATGGATTATCGGTTATTGTTATCGGAAGGCCGGTTTCTTCCCTGATAAGTTTATCTAAATCTTTTAATAGGGCTCCGCCACCTGTTAATACAATCCCCCGATCAACAATATCCGCGGCCAACTCCGGCGGAGTCTGCTCAAGAGCAATTTTTATC
Protein-coding regions in this window:
- the mrdA gene encoding penicillin-binding protein 2, coding for MIMYCVIIVFVVLICRLFYLQVIEGEELRRLSENNCIRLQSIDPPRGLIYDRNGILLVDNRPSFDLSIILKDAKPIDNTIEKLSEYIKTTPDNLMSKIKECKGISVYKPFLLKPDIGRDTLAVIEAHKYDLPGIEVNVMPRRHYINRQTAAHLIGYLSKINLDELKSDKYPGCGSGDFIGKFGVEKVYGGYLRGKPGGRQVEVNATGQIVRTLRTVDALPGHNICLTIDIKLQQKAEKLLEGAAGAVAAMDPATGEILALASSPSFDQNSFVSGMSHEEWYALVSNRFRPMENKAIQGEYPPASIYKIITAIAGLEEGIINKDSTFYCQGHYKFGDRDFRCWKKTGHGNVDVARALAESCDVFFYQVGQKLGIDRLAWYAKACGLGSPSGINLDHEASGLVPTAAWKKRRTGVAWLQGETLSVSIGQGYNLVSPLQILVLTSAVANGGIRYKPLILKTIETAKGEIISDDSSHTKRKITGKLPASTQTLEIVKKGLWQVVNAEKGTARIARIDGIDISGKTGTAQVVGRKEDEKPDEQVVASHLKPHAWFVAFAPSEDPKIAVSVIVEHGEHGASTAAPIARELIRTYLKQ
- the mreC gene encoding rod shape-determining protein MreC codes for the protein MFSKKIVMIVGIIVLIAVNLIALSITGRRYYTHGPGQIAIFLITPFQKITTSSIFFMRNVWSHYFCLIAVKQENDKLKKALSRAIEKNNRFNETEIFNLRLRNLLNFRKNMAGQALVAEVIGKDPSPWFKTIIIDKGKSDGVERGLPVLVPEGIAGQVIDVSLHSSKVLLVIDQISAIDALVQRTRARGIVKGGSTGQCFFTYALRKHDIRAGDTIVSSGLDTVFPKGVRIGEVSEVVKRNFGIFQEVIVTPYVDFEKLEEVLVVLNAKLISDVSDK